A single Flavobacterium sp. 1 DNA region contains:
- a CDS encoding LemA family protein, whose protein sequence is MRRFLPWIIGIGVIVIIAFWVMGLKNTALRHSQAVGKEWGNVDAAYQRRNDLIGNLVNTVKGAADFEKSTLTAVIEARAKATSVTVDPTNISAEQLTQFQQAQSGVSSSLSRLLVSVERYPELKANSNFLKLQDELASTENQILTARTRFNESVEIYNGYILAMPQSFFLGNYKEKPFFKSVEGADKPVEVKF, encoded by the coding sequence ATGAGAAGATTTTTGCCATGGATTATCGGAATCGGAGTAATAGTAATAATAGCTTTTTGGGTAATGGGATTAAAAAACACTGCATTACGCCACAGTCAAGCGGTTGGTAAGGAATGGGGTAATGTTGATGCTGCCTACCAAAGAAGAAATGACCTTATCGGGAACTTAGTAAATACTGTAAAAGGAGCTGCTGATTTTGAAAAAAGCACTTTGACAGCTGTTATTGAAGCCAGAGCTAAAGCTACTTCTGTTACCGTTGACCCAACAAACATATCAGCTGAGCAATTAACTCAGTTTCAACAGGCACAATCTGGAGTATCGTCTTCTTTATCAAGATTATTAGTTAGCGTAGAAAGATACCCAGAACTAAAAGCTAATTCTAATTTCTTGAAATTACAAGACGAATTGGCCAGTACAGAAAACCAAATCTTGACTGCCAGAACCCGTTTTAATGAATCTGTTGAAATTTACAATGGTTACATTCTGGCAATGCCACAAAGCTTTTTCTTAGGAAATTACAAAGAAAAGCCTTTTTTCAAATCTGTTGAAGGTGCAGATAAGCCTGTCGAAGTAAAATTCTAA
- a CDS encoding MerR family transcriptional regulator, protein MHIELSPDKRYYSIGEVAKAFDVNASLIRFWDSEFDILKPKKNAKGNRMFTPEDIKNLQLIYHLVKERGFTLEGAKIHLKEGQKKTMDKFEIISKLESIKMQLISIKNELQ, encoded by the coding sequence ATGCACATAGAATTATCACCAGATAAAAGATACTACAGCATAGGCGAAGTTGCCAAAGCATTTGACGTAAACGCTTCCCTGATCCGTTTTTGGGACAGTGAATTTGACATTCTGAAACCAAAGAAAAATGCAAAAGGAAACCGAATGTTCACTCCTGAAGACATTAAAAATCTACAGCTTATTTATCATTTAGTCAAAGAAAGAGGATTCACTTTAGAAGGCGCCAAAATCCATTTAAAGGAAGGCCAAAAGAAAACCATGGACAAATTTGAAATTATCAGTAAATTAGAATCTATAAAAATGCAGCTGATTAGCATTAAAAATGAATTGCAATGA
- a CDS encoding TPM domain-containing protein yields the protein MSKVEDFLSKEDEQEIVEAIRIAEKNTSGEIRVHIEKTASLDAYDRAMEVFHELRMDETQLQNGVLIYLAVEDKTFVICGDKGINDIVTNTFWDSTRDVMIAQFKQGNFKQGLIDGILKAGEKLKEHFPWQEGDTNELSNEISKG from the coding sequence ATGTCAAAAGTAGAAGATTTTTTAAGCAAAGAAGATGAACAGGAAATTGTTGAAGCTATTCGCATAGCCGAAAAAAACACTTCGGGCGAAATTAGAGTTCATATAGAAAAAACAGCTTCGCTGGATGCCTATGATCGCGCCATGGAAGTTTTTCACGAGTTAAGAATGGATGAAACTCAATTACAAAATGGAGTTTTAATTTATTTGGCTGTCGAGGACAAAACCTTTGTGATTTGCGGAGACAAAGGCATCAATGATATTGTCACCAATACTTTTTGGGACAGTACCCGTGATGTCATGATTGCTCAATTCAAACAAGGGAATTTTAAACAAGGATTAATAGATGGTATTTTGAAAGCCGGAGAAAAACTCAAAGAACATTTCCCATGGCAGGAAGGCGACACCAACGAATTATCAAACGAAATATCAAAAGGATAA